In Cyprinus carpio isolate SPL01 chromosome A14, ASM1834038v1, whole genome shotgun sequence, a single window of DNA contains:
- the LOC109053945 gene encoding E3 ubiquitin-protein ligase XIAP gives MFQVFGHSKFQFGASLETYLNGFHPLRCLVLIYLLRPRAERREACRVSSTEADVQLITRFLAEDILLQAIMARSSQDGEIEADDAWSSMPNRVSSFQHFPRSEEFSAERLARAGFYFTGQADRVRCFSCHATVEDWNKEDAPLKRHQQASPSCKFLSCAHGLRASKLIPSSVYDEEAEAMEFQLRTGEVVDQTIYPKVLHMKSEEARLNTFSDWPADAPVQPEDLAAAGMYYLGTEDLVQCFCCGQQLAGWEQGDDAWGEHAKHYPNCFFILGHDVGNVPLPTPRPRVNGQRASLETFEGRLDSFRGRQHPIDPDRLARAGFYSTGEQDRVLCFRCGGGLKEWRPDEDPWEEHARNYPGCSFLLAEKGVEYVNSMQLRYPKGDHSRSSQNGFSSHEEAPKKVLQSEIAQKAVDMGFEPIKVECTILQKLRENTEGYASVEALIQDLISPQKVGKSDLVKSSESEDSLIMFEKLQREKLCKVCMDRDINIVFIPCGHLVTCQKCSEPLNKCPVCCTPITQKIKTYNA, from the exons ATGTTCCAGGTCTTCGGCCATAGTAAATTCCAGTTTGGGGCGTCACTAGAGACGTATTTAAATGGTTTCCACCCTCTGCGTTGCCTAGTACTCATTTATTTGCTTCGTCCAAGGGCTGAACGGAGAGAAGCTTGTCGTGTTTCAAGTACTGAAGCTGATGTTCAGTTAATAACGCGTTTCCTCGCCGAAG acattTTGTTACAAGCAATAATGGCACGCTCAAGTCAGGATGGTGAAATTGAAGCTGACGATGCATGGTCATCCATGCCTAATCGCGTGAGTTCCTTCCAGCACTTCCCCCGTTCTGAAGAATTTTCAGCTGAGCGCCTGGCCCGGGCAGGCTTTTATTTTACAGGTCAGGCGGACAGGGTGCGCTGTTTTAGCTGCCATGCGACAGTGGAGGACTGGAACAAAGAGGATGCCCCACTGAAGAGACATCAGCAAGCATCTCCCAGCTGCAAGTTCCTCAGCTGTGCTCATGGTTTGAGAGCCTCCAAACTCATTCCAAGCTCTGTTTACGATGAAGAGGCCGAAGCCATGGAGTTCCAGCTCCGCACGGGAGAGGTGGTGGATCAGACCATCTATCCCAAAGTGCTACACATGAAGAGCGAGGAAGCTCGGCTGAATACTTTCAGTGACTGGCCTGCAGACGCTCCAGTTCAGCCTGAAGACCTGGCAGCAGCAGGGATGTATTATTTGGGGACAGAAGACCTCGTGCAGTGCTTCTGTTGTGGGCAGCAGCTGGCGGGATGGGAGCAAGGCGACGATGCCTGGGGTGAACATGCAAAGCACTACCCAAATTGCTTCTTCATCTTGGGCCACGATGTGGGCAATGTGCCGCTGCCAACACCTAGACCCAGAGTGAATGGGCAAAGAGCCTCTTTGGAGACTTTTGAGGGGCGTCTTGATAGCTTCAGAGGCAGACAACATCCCATAGACCCTGACAGACTGGCCAGAGCTGGTTTCTACAGCACAG GAGAACAGGACCGTGTGCTCTGCTTTAGATGTGGAGGAGGACTGAAGGAGTGGAGGCCTGATGAAGACCCTTGGGAGGAGCATGCCAGGAACTATCCAGG CTGCAGTTTCCTTCTGGCAGAAAAAGGAGTAGAATATGTCAACAGCATGCAGCTGAGATATCCGAAAGGAGACCATTCG AGATCAAGTCAGAATGGCTTTTCAAGTCACGAGGAAG CCCCTAAGAAAGTCCTCCAGTCAGAGATTGCACAAAAGGCTGTAGATATGGGTTTTGAACCCATCAAAGTGGAGTGCACCATTCTACAGAAGCTACGTGAGAACACCGAGGGTTATGCTTCAGTAGAGGCCCTTATTCAAGACCTCATCTCACCCCAGAAAGTTggc aaaagtgatttagtcaagagcagtgagagt GAGGATTCTTTGATTATGTTTGAGAAACTCCAGAGGGAGAAACTCTGTAAAGTCTGCATGGACCGTGACATTAACATTGTCTTCATTCCCTGTGGACACCTGGTCACCTGTCAGAAGTGTTCAGAACCCCTGAACAAGTGTCCCGTCTGCTGTACCCCCATCACGCAGAAGATCAAGACCTACAATGCCTAA